One window from the genome of Grus americana isolate bGruAme1 chromosome 14, bGruAme1.mat, whole genome shotgun sequence encodes:
- the LEAP2 gene encoding liver-expressed antimicrobial peptide 2, with product MHCWKMMAVLLLCSLLLSQTDCASLHHQQPRLTRQRRMTPFWRGVSLRPVGASCRDNSECITMLCRKNRCFLRTASE from the exons ATGCACTGTTGGAAAATGATGGCAGTCTTGTTGCTCtgctcactgctgctcagccag ACAGACTGTGCTTCCTTGCACCACCAACAGCCTCGGCTAACGAGACAGAGGCGGATGACGCCTTTCTGGAGAGGAGTCTCGCTGAGACCCGTCGGAGCCTCATGCAGGGATAACAGCGAATGCATTACAATGCTGTGCAG gaagAACCGCTGTTTCCTTAGAACAGCCTCGGAGTGA
- the LOC129212721 gene encoding cytochrome b-c1 complex subunit 8 has translation MGLHFGNLARVRHVITYSLSPFEQRAFPNVLSHGLPNVWRRFSSQVFKVVPPFLGAYLLYSWGNQEFERLKRKNPADYENDQ, from the exons ATGGGGCTTCATTTCGGTAACCTGGCTCGGGTTCGCCATGTCATTACCTACAGCCTTTCGCCTTTCGAACAGCGAGCTTTCCCCAACGTCTTGTCCCACGGCTTGCCCAACGTCTGGCGGCGTTTCAGCTCCCAGGTTTTCAAGGTGGTGCCCC cctttctgGGAGCCTATCTCCTTTACTCCTGGGGAAATCAAGAGTTTGAGAGACTGAAGAGGAAGAACCCCGCTGACTATGAAAATGACCAGTAA
- the GDF9 gene encoding growth/differentiation factor 9: protein MESTWRICVCFYCCLHWLSSSIQCSPHSRGHVVSDKTSGFLVAPEDAASELNPLLRLPKGVRRGYALLPPLLKVLSDRGNQNWESEAPRLQPDSRALRYMKRLYKMSATKEGVPKATNSHLYNTVRLFTPCSECEHHHGDLMKGDVHSVDLLFNLDRVTALEHLLKSVLLYSFDTSVPIPSSITCMCHLSVKEHDFSSQVCPSVSHSIAFSLHFEVRKRKWVEVDVTSFLQPLIATNRRNIHMAVNFTCLMGDPPQNTKLENPINMALVPPSLLLYLNDTSEQAYHRWNSLRHRRKNPVRPRQRNSLRVDPTGDKGKENSQGKRASRQRRAENLKETPATPPYNLSEYFKQFLFPQNECELHNFRLSFSQLKWDKWIIAPHRYSPQYCKGDCPRVVGHRYGSPVHTMVQNIIYEKLDSSVPKPSCVPAEYSPLSVLTIEPDGSIVYKEYEDMIATKCTCR, encoded by the exons ATGGAGAGTACTTGGagaatttgtgtttgtttctattGCTGTCTTCACTGGCTTTCTTCTAGCATCCAGTGTTCCCCCCACTCCAGGGGTCATGTAGTCTCTGACAAGACCTCTGGGTTTTTGGTAGCTCCTGAGGATGCTGCCAGTGAGCTAAATCCGTTGTTGCGGCTGCCGAAAGGTGTGAGACGTGGATatgccctcctgcctccccttcTCAAGGTGCTGTCTGACCGGGGAAACCAGAATTGGGAAAGCGAGGCCCCCAGGCTACAGCCAGACTCCAGAGCCCTTCGGTACATGAAGAGGCTATACAAGATGTCTGCTACCAAGGAGGGAGTCCCAAAGGCTACCAACAGCCACCTCTATAACACTGTTCGACTCTTCACTCCATGTTCTGAATGTGAGCACCACCACGGGGACCTAATGAAAG GAGATGTTCACTCGGTGGATTTACTCTTCAACCTGGATCGTGTTACTGCTCTAGAGCACCTACTCAAGTCTGTCCTGCTCTATTCCTTCGACACATCAGTTCCCATTCCTTCTTCCATTACGTGCATGTGCCATTTATCTGTTAAGGAGCATGATTTTTCTAGCCAAGTATGTCCCAGTGTTTCACACTCTATAGCTTTTAGCCTGCACTTTGAAGTTAGAAAACGCAAGTGGGTTGAGGTTGATGTGACGTCTTTTCTCCAGCCTCTAATTGCTACTAACAGGAGGAATATTCATATGGCTGTGAACTTCACTTGTCTGATGGGCGATCCACCACAGAACACTAAACTGGAGAATCCCATTAATATGGCACTGGTTCccccttctcttcttctttatCTGAATGATACCAGCGAGCAAGCTTATCACAGGTGGAACTCACTTagacacagaaggaaaaacccAGTGCGGCCCAGGCAAAGGAACAGTCTGCGTGTTGATCCTACGGgtgacaaaggaaaagagaattcaCAGGGTAAAAGGGCCTCTCGACAGCGAAGAGCTGAGAATCTGAAAGAAACGCCAGCAACTCCACCTTATAACTTGAGCGAGTATTTCAAACAATTTCTGTTCCCTCAAAACGAGTGTGAGCTTCACAACTTCCGTCTAAGCTTTAGCCAACTAAAATGGGACAAATGGATAATAGCGCCACACCGGTACAGCCCTCAGTACTGCAAAGGTGACTGTCCAAGGGTCGTCGGGCACCGTTACGGTTCTCCCGTACACACCATGGTACAGAACATAATATACGAGAAACTGGACTCCTCTGTCCCAAAGCCCTCCTGTGTTCCTGCTGAATACAGCCCACTGAGCGTCCTGACCATAGAGCCTGATGGCTCCATAGTCTACAAGGAGTATGAAGATATGATAGCTACCAAGTGCACTTGTCGGTAG